The Colwellia sp. M166 genome segment GTTAGATGATTTTGATGGCACAACTTGGCAACAGGCCGAGCAATACTCAACACAAGGTCGTCAGCAGAGTAATGATTTTGCTAATTTAAGCCATGCCAACAGTGCTGTAAATATTGAACTGCGTGGCAAAGGGATCGGTTATCAGGTGATTGCTGAGCCTAGTTTTCAGTCTTGGTTATTTGCGCTCGACTTTGCAACAAGTGAGCAAGCTAACATTGGTCAGCGTAATGACTTTGCTTTGTTTTATCATGGCATTATTAGCCAAACATTAAGTTATCAAGTTACTAGTTACCCTGACACTATACTCTCTCCTCAGCTGACTGATGCAACACGGTCTTTGAATCTGGCATTAACTACACAGAATAACCCAAAGTTAACAGCAAAAGCACAACAACTACGTCAGCGTTATAGTGATGATGCAAAGTTAATTGGTCGGGTATTAGCTGACTTTAATCAAAACAATTATTATTACACTTTGCAGCCACCCGGCTTGAACAACAATAGCTTGGATGAGTTTTACTTTGATACTCGGGCTGGCTTTTGTGAGCATTATGCTAGTGCTTTTACTTATTTAATGCGTGCTGCGGGTATTCCTGCGCGTATGGTGGTAGGTTATTTAGGGGGAGAGTTTAATCCTAATGGCAACTATTTAAGTGTTTATCAGCGTAACGCTCATGCTTGGACAGAAGTATGGTTGCCTGAGCAAGGTTGGCAGCGAATAGACCCAACGGCAGCGGTTGATCCTGAACGGGTGGAAAGTGGCTTCTCGAACAACTTAATGCAGGAATATGCTGATTTATCGTCAGGACTTTTTTCGTTGCAGCCCTTGCGAACTATGCAGTGGTATAAACAACTTAAAATGCAAATCGAGGCTATTGACTACCACTGGACGCGTTGGGTTATTGGATATACCGGACAAAAACAAAGTCGTGTGATGGCTCAGTTGTTAGCTAATTTAAAAGCAGGTAAAAATGCATTTTATCTGCTGGTAGTATTAGTTTTAATCGTGTTAGTCGTTAGTTGCTATAAACTTGTGCCTGCGAAGGGGAAAAACCAGCATAAAATCACCCAAATATACTTGCAAACCCTAGCGTTAATGGCTAAACATGATTTAGTCAAGGAGAAGTCGATGACAGGTCAGCAATTTACTGATTATATTGCCAAAAATTGCCCCAGATTATTAGCGGATTTTGTCGTTATAGCTGATAGCTTTGAGCAATACTCGTATCAAAAATTTAACCGTGAGGACAGTAAGCAAGCACTTAATCATCACCGGAGTAAACTAAAATACCACTATCGGCGTTTACGTTGGCAATTGTGGTTAGCTAAGCTTGGCATACAATAATTGCCGCTCGTGTAATTTGCTATTAAGTGATTTGTTGGTGACTGAGCTACTTGCTATGTGAGCTGCTTAACGTTACCGGTTTTATTAACTGGGTTATTGATTTTGATAAGATTCCTAGGTGGATGAAGGGCAATAGGGCAAGGCATGGGCAGTTACCGAGAACAGTCATTTTCTCTAATCAATGCTTGCCTAAAGACATTGCTCATTGCAGCTGCCCCCTGCATTTTGAAGCTGCATGGGGATATTAATGCGGAACATTTGCATTTACGCAGTTAAGTTTATACCTTAGTAGGGTAAATCGTTAATCGTTGGCACAGATATAATTTTATTATGCCAACTCCCATTTTTCTAATCCATTTAGAACACTAAGGAGATTCGATGACCAATAACGCTAAAAATTTATTACAACGTGGTTTAGAGAATATTCAACCTCCACTTTCCAGTTTTATTCGTGCCCAAACCACTTCTAGTTTGTTTCTTTTATTGTCTACTATCGTCGCATTATGGTGGGCAAACTCAATTTATTCAGCCACATATGTTGATTTAGTACACACGCCTATTGGCATGTTTTTTGGCGATTTTGAATTTAAAGCTTCACTCAAACACATTATTAATGATGGCTTGATGGTGATATTCTTTTTCTTACTCGGTCTTGAGATCAAGCGCGAAGTACTCGTGGGCGACTTGGCGGAGCCTGAAAATCGTCGTATGCTCATTTTCTGTGCTTTAGGCGGTATGATTTTTCCAGCACTGATCTATTTGTTATTTAATTACTCGCTTGACTCTCAAATCGGCTGGGGTATTCCGATGGCCACCGATACAGCGTTTGCTCTTGGTGTGCTTACCATAGTGAGAAAACATATTCCTGCCAGCTTACTGGCCTTTATTGTTGGCCTCGCCATTGTTGATGATATTGGTGCTATATTAGTTATTGCAATATTTTACACTGAGCAAATATCAGTGGGGCATTTGTCTGGTGCATCTGCGTTGGTTGCATTTTTAGTGCTGGCGAATTATGCCGGCATTCGTCAACCCATGTTTTATATTATTATCAGTGTTGTTATTTGGTTATTGATGCTCAATTCTGGTGTTCACGCCACAGTGGCGGGTGTGGCAATTGCGTTAACCGTTCCCGCTCGTCCTAAGTTAGCCGCAGATAAGTTACTTAATAAAGCGAAATCTAAGATAAGTTCGTTGCAACGTAGTGCCGAAACAGTCGATGTGCTGGCAAATAAGCAAGATCATGACAAGGTACTTGAAGTGCGTGATGTTGCTGAACGGGCGAGTACGCCCTTACGCCGTTGGGAAGATGCTTTAGAATTGCCGGTATCTTTGTTTATTTTACCGCTGTTTGCCTTAATAAATGCCGGGGTAGTTGTCAACTTGAACTCATTAGTTGACAGCCTTCAACATCCTATTGGTTTAGGTATTATTTCGGGTTTAGTACTTGGCAAGTTTATTGGTATTACGAGTGCTTGTTGGTTGAGCCTGAGATTTAAATTAGGCAGTTTGCCTAATAGTGTTAACTTTCAACATATTGTAGGCGCATCATTGATAACCGGCATTGGCTTTACTATGTCGACCTTTATTGCCACTTTGGGCTTTGCAGGACAAGCTGAACAGTTACAATATGCTAAAACAGCTATTTTAATTGCCTCTGTTATTGCTGCGGTACTTGGTACGTTATACCTGAAAATCATTTCGTCTAAATAAAGCCTAAGCCAATAAGTTGAGCGCTAAAATAACCAACACCTCATGCATCGAAATCAATTTTTGCTTGAGGTGTTAACATCATCGTATTGACTGATATTATTTCACATAAAAAGATGATCACGCAGTTAAAATGCCCAACAAACGCTGTCTGAAGGGTTCGGCTAAAAGTATTTTTATCTTTGTTGTCTCCTCGGATGTTGGTCCTTTGCGATTGCAGAATATGGTAGTTGTGAGTCGTGTTTTTTAGCATGATTAGACTACAGACCACTTGCCGCGATTAAAATACTGTTATCTCAAACAAAATTTAACCGTGAAGATCAACAGACCCTAGTGTTCTTGCGCTTGATGTGGTTAAATTTAACCATCAGAAAAATGGCTAAAAAGGCGTGCATTTGTTCTATCTTTATCCTGCTAATAAAATGGAAAATTTATTAGTTCTGCTTGATAAAATTCAGCAGCTTTCCCCACTTCCTGTTTTCGCTCAAGATACCGTTATTGTACAAAATGCAGGCATGCAACATTGGTTGAATATGTCGCTTGCTGAGCAACGCGGCATTAGCATGAATATGCGCTATGCGTTGCCATCACAGTTTTTGTGGAATTTAATTCGAAATTTAGCCAGTGATGAAGATGTGCCCGAGCAATCACCTTATTCACGTGAAGTACTTGCTTGGCGAATTGATACCTTACTGGCCTCAAGTGAAGTCACCGGTGACGAGTGCTTTCAAGTCGCTACTCAATATTGGCAAGCGAATAGCGCTGACAACGACAGCGAAAATAGCAGTTACAGCGATGCAAAGCAGTTAAAACGTTATCAATTAGCTTGTCAGTTAGCTGATTTATATGAACAATATTTAATATTTCGTCCTGAATGGATCCACGATTGGCATCAAGGGGTATTTAACGCTTTTGATCAAGCTGACAATGCAAGCTCATCGGGCTCAGATGAAGCTGAGCAGAGTCTTGAAAGTAATGCCATTTGGCAAGGTAAACTGTGGCATTTACTGGTACGAGAACAAGCTTACGACCCTCGCGATTTGGTAGCATTAGCGATAAAAAACTTAAATAATACTGAGAAACTAAAAGCACAAATATTGCCTCAACGCTTATCATTTTTTGGTATTAATGCCATGGCACCGCTTTGGCTTGAATTTATCAATGCGCTTAGCCAGCAAATTGATGTGCATTTTTTCCATTTAAATCCCTGTTATGCTTATTGGGGCGATGTGGTGACAGAAAAAAATGCCATTGAAGCTTGGCTTAAAGGTACTGACTTTTCTCACCAAGAAAGTGCTGATTTAGCCGATGTAAACCTGCAAGTTGGCAACCCATTGTTAGCTAACTTAGGCCAGCAAGGGCGTGAGTTTATGGCGCTGTTGTACCAATACAGTACCATTAATATTGACGTCTTTGAGTCAGCGGTTGCTGACTTAGCCACTGAGCAAATAAACAACGAGAAAGCAAACAACGAGAAAGCAAGCAGTGAGCAAGCCCAGCCAAGCCTTGATGAACGCAAGCAAGCAAGTGTTTTAGCCTGTGTGCAAGAAGATATTTTATCGTTATCAGATGCTCGTCACAGTACCCCGAATATTTATCAAGAGGCACCAAAAGTAGACGGCTCAGTTTTGATCACCAGTGCTCATAGTGCGCTGCGTGAAGTACAAGGTTTACACGATTGGTTATTACACCAATTTAATCAAGATAAAAGTTTAACGCCGAAAGACGTACTCGTGATGTGTCCGCAAGTAGAGCAATACGCACCCTACGTTAATGCCGTGTTTACTCGAGGTTGGCAAGATATTGCTGATGAAGTGCCGCCACTACCTTGTTCAATTGCCGATCGCATTAGTAAAGACGCTGAGCCCTTAGTGGCGGCATTTTCACAATTATTAACCTTGCCTGATAGTCGTTTTCAAGTCTCCAGTTTAATTGCCTTATTACGTTTGCCTGCTATGCAAGCTCGCTTTGCTATTAACCTTGATGATATTGAAAAAATTACCCATTGGCTTGAGTTATCAGCAGTACATTGGGGCCTAGATAAGACCCATAAACAACAAGTTTTATCTCAAAGCTCAGCCACTACGTTAGATGATGCCACTGACAGTTTTACTTGGCAGCAAGGGTTAAGTCGCTTAATGCGTGGCTTTGCTTTTGCAGATCACCGTGTTATCTATCAAAACCAACTGCTATTGCCGACCATTGAAGGCAGTGACAGTGAGTTGCTTGGTAAGTTAATGTTAATTATTGAGCAACTACAACTGACCGCTGCCAAAATGTCAAAAGCACGAAGTGCGACGCAATGGCAACAATTTTTGTTTGAG includes the following:
- the recC gene encoding exodeoxyribonuclease V subunit gamma codes for the protein MHLFYLYPANKMENLLVLLDKIQQLSPLPVFAQDTVIVQNAGMQHWLNMSLAEQRGISMNMRYALPSQFLWNLIRNLASDEDVPEQSPYSREVLAWRIDTLLASSEVTGDECFQVATQYWQANSADNDSENSSYSDAKQLKRYQLACQLADLYEQYLIFRPEWIHDWHQGVFNAFDQADNASSSGSDEAEQSLESNAIWQGKLWHLLVREQAYDPRDLVALAIKNLNNTEKLKAQILPQRLSFFGINAMAPLWLEFINALSQQIDVHFFHLNPCYAYWGDVVTEKNAIEAWLKGTDFSHQESADLADVNLQVGNPLLANLGQQGREFMALLYQYSTINIDVFESAVADLATEQINNEKANNEKASSEQAQPSLDERKQASVLACVQEDILSLSDARHSTPNIYQEAPKVDGSVLITSAHSALREVQGLHDWLLHQFNQDKSLTPKDVLVMCPQVEQYAPYVNAVFTRGWQDIADEVPPLPCSIADRISKDAEPLVAAFSQLLTLPDSRFQVSSLIALLRLPAMQARFAINLDDIEKITHWLELSAVHWGLDKTHKQQVLSQSSATTLDDATDSFTWQQGLSRLMRGFAFADHRVIYQNQLLLPTIEGSDSELLGKLMLIIEQLQLTAAKMSKARSATQWQQFLFELLTQLFDDENDNGLAIVRSAIESLVEYCQHAGYHTDISLAVIRDFLNNHFSQPDPGRQFMIGQVTFCSMLPMRSIPFKIIAVLGLNDGEFPRQRQPLSFDLMTTTPAQLGDRSRRGDDRYLFLEAIISARQALYLSFQGKNIKNNKDRQPSLVLKELMEYLARGYGWQLLGLNSDSEVNILSQVRQLPMQAFSEQNYLGQFASFDANWLNLRRENPALTTAIKSADADLGDPLDVVNSEAHLVASELIRFYQHPGRYYAQKALYLYLDNTNTLINDVEPFVPNHLDSYLLRQDLLSYYLAPTQSKQSCQELLLSAKLSGSLPDLPSTDELIKGWQQDSENFSQFIITELAQGEDLILTKNDCSVTLNLAHFLSNNLAGSSENTSSTAPGLFLADELAILTAVLPQRLTLSTKLTLVANKAVFYRSSSAKAKDLFTLYLHQLIIQVAQTDAATHELFADITATHGYYFDTKSQKPSQFYFSELVDAKTQLLCLVASYFLGQHQPLLLNGDLAEKVRKSKVFEQAQFEQFWTDSNSFQAFGDEPYIQYFWRKCPDFDDISPRLLALYQPMFDALQTVKVTAKSGALS
- a CDS encoding DUF3488 and transglutaminase-like domain-containing protein, with the translated sequence MSKVKNSKNNKRNSDMPLMLNSNVFFSLLVLQFLNLLTLAMQFHWLYILFASIALATQFAVHVKATRQSLLNASTNQTSCYYPAPAILPTWAILLLAITGSVVIAAAGRELGLLLSMIHLLCFAYSLKMFEILNRKDLYQLVILGVFVAASSLIFMQSIYYSLAIIVLVFANFYILLSFFTAKMLLPTQVKLLCKLSLYSIPFAVVLFVGFPKLSPLWQVPNVKSAKVGLSERVKIGDIARLALSNELAFRVSFEDRSPAHAQLYWRALVLDDFDGTTWQQAEQYSTQGRQQSNDFANLSHANSAVNIELRGKGIGYQVIAEPSFQSWLFALDFATSEQANIGQRNDFALFYHGIISQTLSYQVTSYPDTILSPQLTDATRSLNLALTTQNNPKLTAKAQQLRQRYSDDAKLIGRVLADFNQNNYYYTLQPPGLNNNSLDEFYFDTRAGFCEHYASAFTYLMRAAGIPARMVVGYLGGEFNPNGNYLSVYQRNAHAWTEVWLPEQGWQRIDPTAAVDPERVESGFSNNLMQEYADLSSGLFSLQPLRTMQWYKQLKMQIEAIDYHWTRWVIGYTGQKQSRVMAQLLANLKAGKNAFYLLVVLVLIVLVVSCYKLVPAKGKNQHKITQIYLQTLALMAKHDLVKEKSMTGQQFTDYIAKNCPRLLADFVVIADSFEQYSYQKFNREDSKQALNHHRSKLKYHYRRLRWQLWLAKLGIQ
- the nhaA gene encoding Na+/H+ antiporter NhaA: MTNNAKNLLQRGLENIQPPLSSFIRAQTTSSLFLLLSTIVALWWANSIYSATYVDLVHTPIGMFFGDFEFKASLKHIINDGLMVIFFFLLGLEIKREVLVGDLAEPENRRMLIFCALGGMIFPALIYLLFNYSLDSQIGWGIPMATDTAFALGVLTIVRKHIPASLLAFIVGLAIVDDIGAILVIAIFYTEQISVGHLSGASALVAFLVLANYAGIRQPMFYIIISVVIWLLMLNSGVHATVAGVAIALTVPARPKLAADKLLNKAKSKISSLQRSAETVDVLANKQDHDKVLEVRDVAERASTPLRRWEDALELPVSLFILPLFALINAGVVVNLNSLVDSLQHPIGLGIISGLVLGKFIGITSACWLSLRFKLGSLPNSVNFQHIVGASLITGIGFTMSTFIATLGFAGQAEQLQYAKTAILIASVIAAVLGTLYLKIISSK